The Rhinopithecus roxellana isolate Shanxi Qingling chromosome 14, ASM756505v1, whole genome shotgun sequence genome includes a window with the following:
- the TMEM185B gene encoding transmembrane protein 185B, which produces MNPRGLFQDFNPSKFLIYTCLLLFSVLLPLRLDGIIQWSYWAVFAPIWLWKLLVVAGASVGAGVWARNPRYRTEGEACVEFKAMLIAVGIHLLLLMFEVLVCDRVERGTHFWLLVFMPLFFVSPVSVAACVWGFRHDRSLELEILCSVNILQFIFIALKLDRIIHWPWLVVFVPLWILMSFLCLVVLYYIVWSLLFLRSLDVVAEQRRTHVTMAISWITIVVPLLTFEVLLVHRLDGHNTFSYISIFVPLWLSLLTLMATTFRRKGGNHWWFGIRRDFCQFLLEIFPFLREYGNISYDLHHEHSEDAEETSVPEAPKIAPIFGKKARVVITQSPGKYVPPPPKLNIDMPD; this is translated from the coding sequence ATGAACCCCAGGGGCCTGTTCCAGGACTTCAaccccagtaagttcctcatctatACCTGCCTGCTGCTCTTCTCGGTGCTGCTGCCCCTTCGCCTGGACGGCATCATCCAGTGGAGCTACTGGGCCGTCTTTGCCCCTATATGGTTGTGGAAGCTTCTAGTCGTCGCAGGCGCCTCGGTGGGCGCGGGCGTTTGGGCCCGCAACCCTCGCTACCGCACCGAGGGAGAGGCCTGCGTGGAGTTCAAAGCCATGCTGATCGCTGTGGGCATCCACCTGCTGCTGCTCATGTTCGAAGTCCTGGTCTGCGACAGGGTGGAGAGGGGCACGCACTTCTGGCTGCTGGTCTTCATGCCTCTCTTCTTCGTGTCCCCCGTGTCCGTGGCTGCCTGCGTCTGGGGCTTTCGACACGATAGATCGCTGGAGCTGGAGATCCTGTGCTCGGTCAACATCCTGCAGTTCATCTTCATCGCCCTAAAGCTGGACAGGATTATTCACTGGCCATGGCTGGTGGTGTTTGTGCCCCTGTGGATCCTCATGTCGTTCCTTTGCCTGGTCGTCCTGTATTACATCGTCTGGTCCCTCCTGTTCCTGCGGTCCCTGGATGTGGTTGCCGAGCAACGAAGAACACATGTGACCATGGCCATCAGCTGGATAACGATTGTGGTGCCCCTGCTCACTTTTGAGGTGCTGCTGGTTCACAGATTGGATGGCCACAATACATTCTCCTACATCTCCATATTTGTCCCCCTTTGGCTTTCCTTACTAACTTTAATGGCCACAACATTCAGGCGAAAGGGGGGCAATCATTGGTGGTTTGGCATTCGCAGAGACTTCTGTCAGTTTCTGCTtgaaattttcccatttttaagagAATATGGGAACATTTCATATGATCTCCATCACGAACATAGTGAAGATGCTGAAGAAACATCAGTTCCAGAAGCTCCGAAAATTGCTCCAATATTTGGAAAGAAGGCCAGAGTAGTTATAACCCAGAGCCCTGGGAAATACGTTCCCCCGCCTCCCAAGTTAAATATTGATATGCCAGATTAA